In one Epinephelus lanceolatus isolate andai-2023 chromosome 19, ASM4190304v1, whole genome shotgun sequence genomic region, the following are encoded:
- the eng gene encoding endoglin: MKGHVAWFALLLCTAVAASASSQMCDPTEVNDNPWVYVSKMLIGCWTSFITEDKAEVHILNLNFAATDANMFSLEMADAKPMNLILTSSDTAYGLYNVNPNVNIYINNDSTITLHANHHHNNLHKEDFPTQDEELVKWATQKFGGVTSFTTIRNLIVMSSTGTDGTKPGSRNCILKNEDALEKHFMKIKTAPLASSFKSCSPQQQTPSDAELHIINIPENASVRNVSLRIDAMKTSVFLRGPQGTTWIFLNPQHAHIFSNNDILLPTITHKIQPLFTLNSDNAEDVQRTALDHFKATTFTSYTELRPEDSAVLLVLGRKDNPAVLEPATTPAALVTTNAPHQMPLLMQLYTSPDYRSPLDSNTKVQSDKRIYAEISGHTLGDIVLTIKVISCFVRSTGSCPVEKELPIMPEACSLNSCPNSTRLSFSLDQLQELTSTTWDLECSVKLCYSEKCGDGGRVKRNLEVTQPCLQPPTPPCFDFGLPGVLGIAFGGFLIGVLLIGALWFIRIKTGYPTGLDKGSTAANLPGCHCSGAKRQPVSNNPSPSENSSANASIGSTQSTPTSSMA; the protein is encoded by the exons CCTCAAGTCAAATGTGTGATCCAACGGAGGTTAATGACAACCCATGGGTGTACGTGAGCAAGATGCTAATTGGCTGTTGGACCAGCTTCATCACAGAGGACAAGGCAGAGGTCCACATCCTTAACCTGAACTTTGCTGCCACG gATGCCAATATGTTCTCTCTCGAGATGGCCGATGCCAAGCCGATGAACCTCATCCTCACATCGTCAGACACGGCCTACGGTCTATACAACGTCAACCCCAATGTTAACATTTAT ATAAACAATGACTCCACAATTACACTACATGCTAATCACCATCACAACAATCTCCACAAGGAAGACTTCCCCACTCAAGACGAGGAGCTGGTCAAGTGGGCGACACAGAAGTTTGGGGGTGTGACTTCATTCACCACAATCCGAAATCTGATAGTAATGTCATCGACGGGAACAGATG GAACCAAACCTGGCTCCCGCAACTGcatacttaaaaatgaagatGCATTAGAGAAGCACTTTATGAAGATTAAAACAGCACCCCTGGCTTCCTCGTTCAAATCTTGCTCCCCACAGCAGCAGACACCCAGCGATGCCGAGCTTCACATCATAAACATCCCAGAGAATGCCAGCGTTCG CAATGTGTCACTTCGCATTGACGCTATGAAGACTAGTGTGTTCCTGAGAGGCCCTCAGGGCACCACATGGATCTTCCTCAACCCACAACACGCCCATATTTTT TCCAACAATGACATCCTGCTGCCCACCATCACACACAAAATCCAGCCTTTGTTTACACTGAACAGCGACAATGCAGAGGATGTGCAGAGGACGGCTTTGGATCACTTCAAAGCCACTACTTTCACCAGCTACACTGAACTCAGACCAGAGGACTCTGCGGTTTTACTGGTCCTCGGAAGAAAAGACAACCCCGCAG TTCTAGAACCAGCAACAACACCCGCCGCTCTCGTCACAACCAATGCCCCTCATCAGATGCCACTGCTGATGCAGCTATACACATCCCCAGACTATCGTTCTCCCCTGGACTCTAACACCAAGGTGCAGAGTGACAAGAGAATTTATGCAGAG ATTTCAGGGCACACTTTAGGGGATATTGTCTTGACCATCAAGGTGATCAGCTGCTTTGTGCGCTCCACGGGATCATGCCCTGTAGAGAAAGAGCTACCCATCATGCCAGAGGCCTGCTCTTTAAATTCTTGTCCCAACAGCACCCGACTCAGCTTCTCCTTAGATCAGCTCCAAGAGCTGACGTCCACCACATGGGACCTGGAATGCTCTGTCAAACTCTGCTACAGTGAG AAATGTGGAGATGGAGGAAGAGTGAAGAGGAATCTGGAGGTTACCCAGCCGTGTCTGCAACCACCAA CCCCACCGTGCTTTGATTTTGGCCTACCTGGTGTCCTGGGCATTGCTTTTGGAGGGTTCCTGATTGGAGTTTTACTTATCGGAGCACTGTGGTTTATCAGAATTAAAACAG GGTACCCAACTGGATTGGACAAAGGCTCAACCGCAGCAAATCTTCCCG GGTGCCACTGCTCAGGAGCAAAACGACAACCTGTCTCTAACAACCCTTCCCCCTCTGAGAACAGCAGCGCCAACGCAAGCATTGGAAGCACCCAAAGTACACCGACCAGCAGCATGGCATGA